From the Octadecabacter antarcticus 307 genome, one window contains:
- a CDS encoding class I SAM-dependent methyltransferase, producing the protein MPSLARVKRSVPTNVDRSETTGRSASTDWSAYATAYDLLSEHNPEYQALLRDFEGFLATIKTPQLIYDIGGGTGNYTEIAARACPDSEIRFVEPDAGMIRSARSKLAAHGNIKHDTFALEDIDAPGTADLIICVHALYAMPAQEQRLGDLYRLLRPGGWLYLVDLGRYMNVADWRRYLFSNLKKEHGLVGALRIFWQGREIAKQNKTILKAQKKGVYWTHTEAEIALAATAAGFKILRQEAVYRGYSDLLVCQAKP; encoded by the coding sequence ATGCCATCACTCGCTCGCGTTAAGAGGTCAGTCCCTACGAATGTCGATAGGTCCGAAACAACTGGTCGGTCGGCGAGTACCGATTGGAGTGCCTATGCAACGGCCTATGATCTGCTGTCCGAGCACAACCCCGAATACCAAGCTCTACTGAGGGATTTCGAGGGTTTCCTCGCAACAATAAAGACACCGCAGTTGATCTATGACATCGGTGGCGGCACGGGGAACTACACCGAGATCGCCGCCCGTGCCTGCCCCGACAGCGAGATACGCTTCGTGGAACCCGACGCGGGCATGATACGGTCGGCGCGCTCAAAATTAGCAGCCCACGGAAATATCAAACATGACACCTTCGCACTTGAAGATATCGATGCCCCGGGCACGGCTGATCTTATCATCTGCGTCCACGCGCTTTACGCGATGCCCGCCCAGGAGCAGCGGCTCGGCGACTTGTATCGATTACTCCGTCCGGGTGGCTGGCTCTACCTCGTCGATCTCGGTCGTTACATGAACGTGGCCGACTGGCGTCGTTACCTATTCTCAAACCTGAAAAAAGAACACGGGCTGGTCGGCGCACTCCGAATCTTTTGGCAGGGTAGAGAAATCGCCAAGCAGAACAAAACCATCCTCAAGGCACAGAAGAAAGGCGTCTACTGGACGCACACCGAGGCAGAGATCGCATTGGCTGCCACCGCAGCCGGTTTCAAGATCCTCAGGCAAGAAGCCGTTTATCGTGGCTACAGCGACCTACTCGTATGTCAGGCAAAGCCGTAG